The Flavobacterium sp. K5-23 genome segment ATTCGGGTGCAAATATAGTACTATATTTGTTATCTACAATACTTTTTTAAACTATTTCTGCAATTACAAAAGTACTGCCGCCTATGAATATTAGGTCTTGTTTTGCTGCGTTTTGTTTTGCTGTGGCGTAAGCTATTGCAACAGAAGAATGTGAGTCTCCAATTAGTTGGTGTTCTCTTGCTTTTTCTTGTAAAATTATTGTTTCTAATCCACGAGAAATATTTGGTTTGCAAAAATAATAAATTGCATTTTTAGGGAATAATTGTAAAATTTCATCTAGATCTTTATCATTTACAACTCCCAATACGATATGTAACTGGTCAAAAGATTCTTTTTGTATTTGGTTTAAGACAATCTCCAGTCCGTTTTTGTTGTGTGCCGTATCGCAAATTATTTTTGGAGATTCCCCTAATTGTTGCCATCTTCCTAAAAGCCCTGTGTTTTTTACCGTTTTCAGTAAACCGGTTTGTATGTTATTTAAACTAATACTAAACTCTTTTCGAACGTTTAAGACAGCGATTGTTTGTTGAACCGTTTTTTTATTGTGTGCTTGATAGTCTCCAATTAAATCTGAAGGATGTGTTTCTAAAATTAAATCGGAAGCAAAAAAGATTTCAGAATTATTTTCTTTGGCTTTGGTCAAAAAAACTTCTTTTGATTCTGTTGTGTATTCTCCTATCACTACAGGGATTCCGGGTTTGATGATTCCAGCTTTTTCTTTCGCTATAGCTTCAATTGTATTTCCAAGAAATTGAACGTGATCCATACCTATATTCGTAATTACGGATACTAACGGTGTTATTACATTGGTGGCGTCTAATCGTCCTCCCATACCAACTTCAATAACCGCAATGTCGACTTCTTCTTTTGCGAAATAGTCGAATGCCAATCCAACACTCATTTCAAAAAAACTCATCTCTGTTTTTTCAAAAAAACTCATGTTTTTATTTATAAAATCACAAACGAAATCTTCAGAAATCATACTCCCGTTGATTTTTATTCGTTCCCTGAAATCTTTCAAATGTGGGGAAGTGTATAATCCAACTTTATATCCTGCTTCCTGAAGAATGGAAGCAAGCATATGCGAGGTAGATCCCTTGCCGTTTGTTCCTGCTACATGAATGCATTTTAGGTTTTTCTGGGGGTTATCAAGATGATTGATGAGTAAGTGAGTGTTGCTTAAATCTTTTTTATAAGCTGATGCTCCTTGCAGTTGATACATAGGGAGCTGGTTAAACATCCAGTTTATGGTTTCTTGATAATTCATTACGTATAGTTGTGTTTTGAAAAATTAATCTAACTTAATTTTCAAGTAATATTATTCTCCAAGTTTGAAGTTAACTGTGATAAACCCTATTTGAGTTTCGGGTGCATTAGAATCCGGCTGCCATTTGTATTGCCTAGCTGTGGCTATAGCGGGCTCTACGAGGCAAGGATTTGTGTTTGTTGTGCCTTTGGTATACTTGGCTGCAATTACGTTTCCGTTTCTGTTTACAGTGATTTGAACAACTACGGTCCCAAATTCATTACATTTTTGAACTTCTTTTCCTCTGCTGCTTATTTTTCTACCATTTAGTCCCCAACCACTACCGTTTCCGCTACCGGTTCCAGAACCATAATAACTGTTTGCATAAGGATCTCCATTTAAGCTTCCCTTATCTCCGGCTATGTTGTCATTTCCTTCTCCACCCTTGGCTTTCCCGTCTGATTTTGGTCCGTTTATTAGACTTGACAAAGCATCGGATGTGCTTTTTGATGGTTTCGGACTTTCGACCGGTTTAGGCTTAGTAACTTCTTTAGCTGTTTCTTTCGTGGGTTCTGCTTTTTTTTCTTTTTTCATTACTACCGCTTCTTCAATATCTTGTGATAGAACTTCATCGTCACTTGATGCTGATTGTTTTGCAGCTGTAGGTTGTGGAGCGGATTGAATAGCTTCAGTAGGTTGTATTTCTCCAGATCCAAATTCGGTTGTGCCGAAATTTATGGCTATTCCGTTTTCAGGCGGTGGGTCTAAAGAGGTAAGTCCAAAATAAAAGAACAACAAAAACATAATCACAAACAAGATGGTTGTAATTGCAAATGATTTTTTCTCTTCTTCTGTTTTTAAATATTTCATGTAGAATAGCTGTTGTAATATAAGGGCAGATAAAATTATTTAGGTCTTACGGCCAAAACAACTTTTATTTGGTTTCTGTTTGCAATGTCTAAAACATTTACTGCTTTTTCTATTGGAACACCTTCCTCTGCTCTTAAAATGATTGCTTTTTCTTTGTCTGCTGAGAACAAGGACAGTAATTTAGATTCCAATTCAGTTTCTGAAACGGGCTCTTTGTCAATAAAAAATTCTAGTTTCTTATTGATGCTTACGGCTATATTCTTGTTGCTGTCTGTTTTTCCCTTTGCTTTTGGTAACACTAAATCTAAAGCATTTGTGGTTACCATTGTTGATGTTAGCATAAAGAATATCAGTAACAAAAAAACAATATCAGTCATTGAAGACATATTGAATTCGGCACTAACTTTATTTCTTCCTCTTAAATTCATGCGTTGTTTGTGTAATATTGTTGCCTATTTAGTGAAGCTGTTTTAGTATCAAATGAAAATTATGCAGGATCATTTAATAAATCCAAAAAGTCAACTGCATTTGCCTCCATTTGATGAACAATCTTATCCGTTTTTACAACTAAGTGGTTGTATCCTACATAAGCGATAATTCCAACTACTAATCCAACTACTGTTGTGGTCATAGCGGTGTATATTCCTTCTGAAAGAGCACCAACTTCGATTTGCCCTCCTGAACTTGCCATTTTATGAAATGCTTGTATCATTCCTACAACTGTTCCTAAGAAACCTGTCATAGGACCAGCTCCTGAGATTGTAGCTAGCATACTTACGTTTTTTTCAAGTTTGTATATTTCAAGTTTTCCTGCGTTTTCAATAGCTGTATTGATATCGTCAAGAGGCTTCCCAATTCTTGATATTCCTTTTTCGATTAATCTCGCTACAGGTGAATTAGAGTGGGCGCATGCTATTTTAGCGTTGTCAATGCGACCATTTCGAATGTTTTCTCTAATTTGTCCCATAAAGTTAGCGTCAATTTTTGAAGCTGCATTTATGGCCATTAAGCGTTCGAAATAAAGATATAGTGCAACAAAAAACATCAAAAATAAAGCAGACATTATGATCTGACCTGCTAATCCTCCGCTAGTTAGTAATTCAATTATGGATAATGTTTTCTCAACCGGAACGGTTTCTGCTAAAGTTTCCTGTGCAACAGATAAGGTATCTGTTTGAAGCAATATACTCATATAAATTTTCTTTATTATTGAAACGCTAATATATTATAAAAATTGTTAGCTATTAATATTAAAATCGCAAACAAAGAGTATTTGTTTAAAGCGGTTATTTTACTGGAATTTTAAGAGAATTGATGGTTTATAGGTATAAAAAAATCGGTTTGCTAAATTAAATTTAACAAACCGATTAATAAATATAATCTAATATTGGTTATACCAATTGTTTCAAAGCAATTTCAAATGCGGTAGCACTAATGTTAGTTTTAGAACTGTTTAAAGCGTGTGCTTTTACAATCGCATTTTTTATAATATCGGAAGTGTCATTAAATACAGACTCATCTGTCATTTGAACTTTCTTCTCCATAAAATAAGCAAATACTCTCGCCATTCCACAGTTTGAAATAAAGTCAGGAATCAAACTTACTTTGTTGTCTACATTTTCCATAATTGGACCAAAGAAAATTTCTTTGTCAGCAAAAGGAACATTCGCACCACAAGAAATTACTTCAAGACCATTAGCGATCAAATTATCGATTTGGTCTTGTGTTACTAATCTTGAAGCAGCACAAGGAGTGAATATTTCAGCACCTATTGTCCATATTTTTTTATTGATTTCCTCAAAAGGAATCATATTTTCGGCTACTAATTTGTTTCCGTCCTTAGCAAGAAATAAATCTCTTATTTCTTCAAAGCTAAATCCTTCTTCCTTTATTAATCCACCATCTCTGTCGATTATACCAATTACTTTTGCTCCCATTTCGGCCAAGTAAAAAGCGGCAGCAGAACCTACATTACCAAATCCCTGAACAATTGCTTTCTTTCCTTTTACATCACCTCCATAAATAGAATAGTAATGACGAACGGCTTCAGCAACTCCATAACCGGTAATCATATCAGCAATAGTGTATTTTTTATTTACATCAGGTGAGAATTTAGGGTTTTCGATTACCTTAACAACACCTTGACGCAATTGTCCTATTCTGTTAATTTTATCAGCTTCTGTTGGTTTAAAGTGACCATTAAACACTCCTTCTTGTGGATGCCAAACACCACATTCCTCAGTCATTGGGATAACTTCGTGAATTTCGTCAACATTCAAATCTCCACCAGTACCGTAGTAACTTTTCAATAAAGGAGAAACTGCTTTATACCAACGTTGTAAAACGCCTTTTTTTCTTGGGTCATTCGGATCAAAATTAATTCCTGATTTAGCACCTCCAATAGCAGGTCCAGAAACTGAAAATTTTACCTCCATAGTTTTTGCCAATGACAAAACTTCGTTCATGTCCAAACCTTTTCTCATACGAGTACCACCTCCTGCAGCTCCGCCACGTAGAGAATTGATAACTGTCCAACCTTCAGCTTCTGTTTCAGCATCTTTCCAGTTGAATACAATTTCAGGCTCTTTATTTTCGAATTTCTTTAGTAAATCTTTCATTTCGTTGCGATATGTTTAAGTTGGCCAAATATAAAAAATAGAATAATGCGAATTATATATTTTGCCGTTTATTTAAAATAATGAATAATTCCGGAGCTATGGTCTTTTTGCGCGCCGGTGACGCTTGATAAGACATTGACTTCATTTCTTAGTTTTAAAACGCCTAACAATCCAAAAATCAGCGCCTCTTTGAACTCTAAGATTTCAGTAGATGGGATTATGATAGTCATTTGTGGAAGGTGAAATTGAATTCTTTGAAGGAGGAAATCATTATAAGCCCCGCCACCAGTTATGAACAGCTTCCCTTCTTTTATTGGCAAAGCCAAAGCAATTTGGATCGCTACGTGTTCACTAAAAGTATGTAGCTTGTCTTCGATTGTAATATTAAATTTTTCAATTAAAGGTAATACAGTTTCTTTTACAAATTCGAACCCCAATGATTTAGGATGTTTTTTAATGTAATAATCCAATGCATTCAGTTTCTTTAATAAGGACTGATTTATTTTTCCCGTCCGGGCTAATTGTCCTTTGTCGTCATAATCCAGTTCCAATTGATTAGCATAATGATTCAAAACCGTATTTACGGGAGAAATGTCGAATGCGATTCTTTTGTTGTTTTCTTCGAATGAAACATTAGAAAAACCGCCTAAATTCATGCAGTAATCGTATTCTGAAAATAATATTCGATCGCCAATAGGGACCAGAGGAGCGCCTTGCCCGCCTAGTTGAACATCTTGAACCCTGAAATCACAGACTACAGTTTGTTCTGTCAAAGTTGCAATTTCGGGTAAATTCCCTATTTGAAGAGTGAAGCCATTGTGAGGTTGGTGTAATATAGTATGGCCATGAGAACAAACGGCATCAAGATTTTTGATATTGTTCTTATTAATGAAATCCGATGCTGTTTTGGCTATTAATTTAGTATAGTCTTTATTTAATTCTTCTAATTCCGGTTCAGAAAAATCTACTGCAATTTTTAATCTTTCAAGCCAATTATTACTGTAACGAATCGTTTCGTTTTCAAGGATTTTAAATGCCCATTTATTGTCCTTTATGGTAAAATGAAGGTGTGCTAAATCAATGCCATCAAGCGAGGTTCCTGACATAATACCAACAACGTTATAGTTTTCAATTTTCATGGCTCAAATTTACAAATCAGAATTGAATTATTCACAATAAAAAGTTATCTTTGACAAGTTTTTTTAAATAATTCGCAACATTTTTTATATTATACAATTATGGATTTTAACCTTACCGAAGAGCAGTTAATGATACAACAAGCAGCTAGAGATTTTGCTCAAGCTGAATTGTTAGAAGGAGTAATTGAAAGAGATGAACACTCAAAATTTCCTACAGAACAGGTAAAAAAAATGGCTGAACTAGGATTCTTAGGAATGATGGTTGATCCTAAATATGGAGGTTCTGGATTAGACAGCGTATCCTATGTTTTAGCAATTACTGAAATTGCAAAAGTGGATGCTTCTGCTGCAGTAGTGATGTCAGTTAACAACTCTTTAGTTTGTGCTGGTCTAGAAAAATACTGTAATGAAGAGCAAAAACTTAAATATTTAGTTCCTTTAGCTAAAGGAGAAGTTATAGGTGCTTTTTGTTTGTCAGAGCCTGAAGCTGGTTCAGATGCAACTTCACAAAAGACTACTGCTATCGATAAAGGAGACCATTATTTATTAAATGGTACTAAAAACTGGATTACTAATGGTGCTACGGCTTCTACTTATATAGTAATAGCTCAAACGGATTTAGAAAAAAAGCATAAAGGAATCAATGCTTTTATCGTTGAAAAAGGATGGGCCGGTTTTGATATTGGACCAAAAGAAAGAAAAATGGGTATCCGTGGATCTGATACGCATTCTTTAATGTTTACGGATGTTAAAGTTCCTAAGGAAAACCGAATTGGTGCTGACGGATTTGGATTCAATTTTGCTATGGCAGTTTTAAACGGTGGTAGAATAGGAATTGCTTCTCAAGCATTAGGTATAGCTACAGGTGCTTATGAATTAGCATTGAAATATTCTCAAGAGCGTAAAGCTTTTGGTAAAGAAATTTTCAAACACCAAGCAATTGCATTTAAGCTTGCTGATATGGCAACTCAAATTATGGCAGCCAAAATGTTATGTTTAAAAGCGGCTTGTGAAAAAGATGCTGGTCAAGATATTTCACAGTCTGGTGCAATGGCAAAATTATTTGCTTCTCAAACTGCAATGGATACTACAATTGAAGCGGTTCAAATTCACGGTGGTAACGGTTATGTAGCTGAATATCACGTGGAACGTATGATGCGTGACGCAAAAATCACTCAAATATATGAGGGAACTTCAGAAATTCAACGTATTGTAATTTCAAGAACACTAGTTTCTTAATTGAATCTATATTAAAGTTATATTAGAAACCATCTTCATAGATTTTGAAGATGGTTTTTTTTATGACTTATTCGTTTTTTTTAATAAGTGATTGCCTAATTTTACGGCAATTGGTTTTCAATAATTAACTATGAATGAGGAATTGAAGTATTGGTATTTACGGGATCATAAATTGTTTAAAACTTTGAGTTTTGGTCAAATTAAAGATTTATGTATTATTATGGGTTTTAAAAAAGCCATGAAAGGCGAAGTTATTTATTTCTCTTCTTCTGATTTGCCTCGAATATTTGTTTTGAAAAAAGGAACAATTAAAATAGTCGCTGTTGACGATGAAGGGAATGAAAGTGTAAAGGATATTATTCAAAAGGGAGATCTTTTTGGAGAATTGTCTCTAGAAGTCGATAGTCAGACAAATGAATACGCAAAAGTTCTCTCAGATGATGTTGTAATTTGTAGTTTTCTATTGTCGGATTTTGAGGATGTGTTATTGAAAAACCCAAGTTTGGCCTTGTCCTATACAAAGATTGTCGGTTTGAAAATGAAACGTATAAAAAACAGCTATTCTAATTTAATTTCTAAAGACGCTAAAACCAGACTGAGATTGTTTTTAAAAGACTGGGGAGAGAAAGAAGGGGTAAAAGTTGGAAATAAAATAGTTATTGAAAATTATCTGACTCAAAACGATATTGCTCAAATTATATGTACCTCGAGACAAACTACGACTCAATTGTTTAACGAGATGGAATCAAGCGGACTGCTTTTATACAATCGCAAGGAAATTATTATAACTGATGTTAGAAATTTATAATAATTTAGTGGAACTGTAATCTAGGCGACAAATCAACTCCTATTATCAAACTAGATTTGTAATATAAAAAATAGAATACTATGAAAAAGTTACTTTGTATTGCTTTAATGGCAATGGGTTCTCTACTACATGCTCAAAATGATTTGCCAAAAAGCGCAACGGATGTTTCTCCTTTGTTAATTGGAGAGAAAATATCGGATATTACATTGAAGTCTGTTGAAGATAAGGATGTAAATACCGCTTCGGTTTTTTCAAAAAAGAAAACGGTATTGGTTTTTTACCGCGGTGGATGGTGTCCGTATTGTAATAAACATTTATCAGCATTAGGAGAAGCGGAAGCTACTTTACTTGAACTAGGATATCAAATTGTTGCCATCAGTCCTGACGCGCCTAAAAATTTGAAAGCTACAATTGAGAAAGACAAAGTGAATTACACTTTGTTGTCTGATAGTAAAGGAGATTTGGCAAAAGAAATGGGAATTGCTTTTCAAGCTCCGTCTAATTATCAATCTGTTTTGTCTAAAGGATCGGATGGATTAAATAGTTCTTACTTACCTGTGCCATCAGTTTTTATTGTAAATTTAGAGGGTGAAATCGAGTTTGAATATATAACTCCAGATTACAAACATAGATTATCGAATGAATTATTAATTGCTGTTGCAAAAGCATTAAAAAAGTAATTTGCCAGATTTAGTGTCAATTCTACTTTGAGGATTATTTGCCATTGTGTTTTTAACACTTAGGTATGAAACCTTACGGTAGAATTGGTTCTTAATTTGTTCGTCCAGGATTTTTTTAATACTTTAATTAACTGTTTTATTGTGCTATATTTCAGTTAGATCTAAAACCCAAATTTGTTAAACTTCAAATTTTAATATGCTAATACCTTCAATAAATAATAATTTAAACGAATTGGTTGATTTACTCAAGCAATTATCTAATTCCGAATATTCAAAGCCATATCCCTCTTTGAGTAACTCTACCATTGGGGAACACATTAGACATATTATTGAAATGTTTCAATGCTTAGAATGTAATTACGACTCGGGTGTCGTGAATTATGATAACAGGCAACGAAATGTATTAGTGCAAACAGATGTTGATTTTGCAATTATTCAAATAAATGCTATTTATAGCTCTTTGGATAAGGAAAATAAAAAAATAGAATTGCAGCAAATTATCGATGGCGAAGAACTTCGAATTGAAAGTAATTACTTCAGAGAGTTACTTTACAATTTAGAACATTGTATACATCATCAGGCATTAATAAAAGTGGCGGTTTTGCAAAACGCAGCTCTTATTGTTGACACTAATTTTGGTGTGGCTCGTTCAACAATTGAATACAGAAGTACATGTGCACAGTAAGTTTTGTTAAGGTTAATGGAAAAGTGGTCATTACATCAAATCGGGACGAAAAAGTAATAAGACTCGCGATTCCACCCCGGAATTATTTGATTAACGGGAAGAATGTTATATTTCCAAAAGACCCTAAAGCCGGAGGGACATGGTATGCAATAGATGAAAACGGGAATGTGTTGGTTTTGTTAAATGGCGCTTCTGAAAAACATATAATCCAGGAATCTTATAGAAAAAGCAGGGGATTGATCGTACTGGATATTATTAGCAGTAAATCTCCAAAAGATTTTTGGCAGGAACTAAATTTAGAAAACATTGAACCTTTTACTCTGGTATTGTTTCAAGATGAAGAACTTTTTCAATTGCGCTGGAATGGTGATGATAAAGAAACATTGCTTTTAGATACAAATAAAAACCATATTTGGGCCTCTTCGACATTATATCCAAAAGAAATTAGAGCCAAAAGAGCTGATTTATTCGACTCCTTTTTAGAATCAAATCAAGAGGTTTCTGCCCAAGAGATTCATCACTTTCACAGGTATGCTGAAAATGAAAATCAAGAAAATGGATTGGTTATTAATAGGAATGATGTGTTGAAAACACTGAGTATTACACAAACAGTTATTGAGAGTAACAAAGTTTCCATTACACATTATGATTTAATTGAAAACAAGGAATTTTCGAATACCTTTATAACAATATAAATACAATATTATCTATAGTAATAAGCTCTTCAAGTGATTTTAGTATAGATCTAAAAACGAATCTGATTGATAACAAATAGACGCAGTAATCTTTTTCTGCACAAGTTAACACATTGGGAATATTGGCCATTTCAGGTGGTTTATATTCCAATATATTTTCTGTGGGCTTTTTATTCGCTTAAAGCCAAATCAATATTCTTTTTTAGCGCTTCTAATCCAAGCATAAAAAATGGCGGCTTTATTATGGAGTCCAAAAAAGAAATCTACAATTTAATTCCGTCGCAGTATTACCCTAAAACCGAATTGATTAATGAAGGAACCCCATTAGAAGATATCCAGAAAGTAATTCAAAATTCAGGAATTAGATACCCTTTAATTGCAAAACCCGACATTGGATTGCGAGGTTCAGCTGTGAAAAAAATCAATAGTATAGAAGATTTAAAAAGCTATTCCTTAAAAGCGGATTTTGATTATTTAATTCAAGACTTGATTCCTTATGAGAACGAAGTTGGAATTTTTTATGTGCGTTATCCAAATCAAAAAATAGGTAAAATAACGGGAATTGTTTCAAAAGAATTTTTGATAATTACCGGAAATGGAATAGCAACTATCGAAGAGTTAATAAAAGAAAATCCTCGTTATGAATTGCAGTTAAAAGTTCTGAGACAGGAATACGGAAAGCGATTGTTAGACATATTACCTGAAGGGGAAAAGATAAATCTTGTTCCATACGGCAATCACGCTCGCGGTGCAAAATTCATTGATGGAAGCCACCAGATTACGGCTAAATTAGAAGAGACTTTTAACGAAATTTGTCTGCAAATCCCCGGTTTCTTTTTTGGAAGAATGGATGTGATGTACAATACTTTTGAAGAATTAGAAAACGGAATAAATTTTTCCATTGTCGAATTAAACGGAGCCGCAAGCGAACCCACCCACATTTATGACCCAAAACATTCTTTGCTATTTGCGTGGAAAGAACTGGCAAGGCATATAACCTATATGTACGAGATAAGTGTCGAAAACAATAAAAAGGGGGTTCCTTTTTTAGAGCACCAGCTTGGGATGAAAGAATATAGAATGCATCTAATTCAAAGTAATAAAATCGTAAATTTCTAATTGAATGAGAGTGATAAAAAATATACTAGTTGGTTTTTTAGTAAGCTTTGTAGGTTCTATACCTCTAGGATATTTAAATATTATAGGATTTGAAATGCATACTGCATTTGGTTTTGAAAGTATGGTACTCTTTTTGTTAGGTGTTGTGTTTATTGAAGCATTTGTTATTTATTTCACTTTGATTTT includes the following:
- a CDS encoding biopolymer transporter ExbD, with the protein product MNLRGRNKVSAEFNMSSMTDIVFLLLIFFMLTSTMVTTNALDLVLPKAKGKTDSNKNIAVSINKKLEFFIDKEPVSETELESKLLSLFSADKEKAIILRAEEGVPIEKAVNVLDIANRNQIKVVLAVRPK
- a CDS encoding DinB family protein, translating into MLIPSINNNLNELVDLLKQLSNSEYSKPYPSLSNSTIGEHIRHIIEMFQCLECNYDSGVVNYDNRQRNVLVQTDVDFAIIQINAIYSSLDKENKKIELQQIIDGEELRIESNYFRELLYNLEHCIHHQALIKVAVLQNAALIVDTNFGVARSTIEYRSTCAQ
- a CDS encoding anhydro-N-acetylmuramic acid kinase, with translation MKIENYNVVGIMSGTSLDGIDLAHLHFTIKDNKWAFKILENETIRYSNNWLERLKIAVDFSEPELEELNKDYTKLIAKTASDFINKNNIKNLDAVCSHGHTILHQPHNGFTLQIGNLPEIATLTEQTVVCDFRVQDVQLGGQGAPLVPIGDRILFSEYDYCMNLGGFSNVSFEENNKRIAFDISPVNTVLNHYANQLELDYDDKGQLARTGKINQSLLKKLNALDYYIKKHPKSLGFEFVKETVLPLIEKFNITIEDKLHTFSEHVAIQIALALPIKEGKLFITGGGAYNDFLLQRIQFHLPQMTIIIPSTEILEFKEALIFGLLGVLKLRNEVNVLSSVTGAQKDHSSGIIHYFK
- a CDS encoding Glu/Leu/Phe/Val dehydrogenase dimerization domain-containing protein: MKDLLKKFENKEPEIVFNWKDAETEAEGWTVINSLRGGAAGGGTRMRKGLDMNEVLSLAKTMEVKFSVSGPAIGGAKSGINFDPNDPRKKGVLQRWYKAVSPLLKSYYGTGGDLNVDEIHEVIPMTEECGVWHPQEGVFNGHFKPTEADKINRIGQLRQGVVKVIENPKFSPDVNKKYTIADMITGYGVAEAVRHYYSIYGGDVKGKKAIVQGFGNVGSAAAFYLAEMGAKVIGIIDRDGGLIKEEGFSFEEIRDLFLAKDGNKLVAENMIPFEEINKKIWTIGAEIFTPCAASRLVTQDQIDNLIANGLEVISCGANVPFADKEIFFGPIMENVDNKVSLIPDFISNCGMARVFAYFMEKKVQMTDESVFNDTSDIIKNAIVKAHALNSSKTNISATAFEIALKQLV
- a CDS encoding MotA/TolQ/ExbB proton channel family protein, translated to MSILLQTDTLSVAQETLAETVPVEKTLSIIELLTSGGLAGQIIMSALFLMFFVALYLYFERLMAINAASKIDANFMGQIRENIRNGRIDNAKIACAHSNSPVARLIEKGISRIGKPLDDINTAIENAGKLEIYKLEKNVSMLATISGAGPMTGFLGTVVGMIQAFHKMASSGGQIEVGALSEGIYTAMTTTVVGLVVGIIAYVGYNHLVVKTDKIVHQMEANAVDFLDLLNDPA
- a CDS encoding peroxiredoxin-like family protein, giving the protein MKKLLCIALMAMGSLLHAQNDLPKSATDVSPLLIGEKISDITLKSVEDKDVNTASVFSKKKTVLVFYRGGWCPYCNKHLSALGEAEATLLELGYQIVAISPDAPKNLKATIEKDKVNYTLLSDSKGDLAKEMGIAFQAPSNYQSVLSKGSDGLNSSYLPVPSVFIVNLEGEIEFEYITPDYKHRLSNELLIAVAKALKK
- a CDS encoding D-alanine--D-alanine ligase, which gives rise to MESKKEIYNLIPSQYYPKTELINEGTPLEDIQKVIQNSGIRYPLIAKPDIGLRGSAVKKINSIEDLKSYSLKADFDYLIQDLIPYENEVGIFYVRYPNQKIGKITGIVSKEFLIITGNGIATIEELIKENPRYELQLKVLRQEYGKRLLDILPEGEKINLVPYGNHARGAKFIDGSHQITAKLEETFNEICLQIPGFFFGRMDVMYNTFEELENGINFSIVELNGAASEPTHIYDPKHSLLFAWKELARHITYMYEISVENNKKGVPFLEHQLGMKEYRMHLIQSNKIVNF
- a CDS encoding NRDE family protein, yielding MCTVSFVKVNGKVVITSNRDEKVIRLAIPPRNYLINGKNVIFPKDPKAGGTWYAIDENGNVLVLLNGASEKHIIQESYRKSRGLIVLDIISSKSPKDFWQELNLENIEPFTLVLFQDEELFQLRWNGDDKETLLLDTNKNHIWASSTLYPKEIRAKRADLFDSFLESNQEVSAQEIHHFHRYAENENQENGLVINRNDVLKTLSITQTVIESNKVSITHYDLIENKEFSNTFITI
- a CDS encoding energy transducer TonB; its protein translation is MKYLKTEEEKKSFAITTILFVIMFLLFFYFGLTSLDPPPENGIAINFGTTEFGSGEIQPTEAIQSAPQPTAAKQSASSDDEVLSQDIEEAVVMKKEKKAEPTKETAKEVTKPKPVESPKPSKSTSDALSSLINGPKSDGKAKGGEGNDNIAGDKGSLNGDPYANSYYGSGTGSGNGSGWGLNGRKISSRGKEVQKCNEFGTVVVQITVNRNGNVIAAKYTKGTTNTNPCLVEPAIATARQYKWQPDSNAPETQIGFITVNFKLGE
- a CDS encoding acyl-CoA dehydrogenase family protein translates to MDFNLTEEQLMIQQAARDFAQAELLEGVIERDEHSKFPTEQVKKMAELGFLGMMVDPKYGGSGLDSVSYVLAITEIAKVDASAAVVMSVNNSLVCAGLEKYCNEEQKLKYLVPLAKGEVIGAFCLSEPEAGSDATSQKTTAIDKGDHYLLNGTKNWITNGATASTYIVIAQTDLEKKHKGINAFIVEKGWAGFDIGPKERKMGIRGSDTHSLMFTDVKVPKENRIGADGFGFNFAMAVLNGGRIGIASQALGIATGAYELALKYSQERKAFGKEIFKHQAIAFKLADMATQIMAAKMLCLKAACEKDAGQDISQSGAMAKLFASQTAMDTTIEAVQIHGGNGYVAEYHVERMMRDAKITQIYEGTSEIQRIVISRTLVS
- a CDS encoding folylpolyglutamate synthase/dihydrofolate synthase family protein — encoded protein: MNYQETINWMFNQLPMYQLQGASAYKKDLSNTHLLINHLDNPQKNLKCIHVAGTNGKGSTSHMLASILQEAGYKVGLYTSPHLKDFRERIKINGSMISEDFVCDFINKNMSFFEKTEMSFFEMSVGLAFDYFAKEEVDIAVIEVGMGGRLDATNVITPLVSVITNIGMDHVQFLGNTIEAIAKEKAGIIKPGIPVVIGEYTTESKEVFLTKAKENNSEIFFASDLILETHPSDLIGDYQAHNKKTVQQTIAVLNVRKEFSISLNNIQTGLLKTVKNTGLLGRWQQLGESPKIICDTAHNKNGLEIVLNQIQKESFDQLHIVLGVVNDKDLDEILQLFPKNAIYYFCKPNISRGLETIILQEKAREHQLIGDSHSSVAIAYATAKQNAAKQDLIFIGGSTFVIAEIV
- a CDS encoding Crp/Fnr family transcriptional regulator; amino-acid sequence: MNEELKYWYLRDHKLFKTLSFGQIKDLCIIMGFKKAMKGEVIYFSSSDLPRIFVLKKGTIKIVAVDDEGNESVKDIIQKGDLFGELSLEVDSQTNEYAKVLSDDVVICSFLLSDFEDVLLKNPSLALSYTKIVGLKMKRIKNSYSNLISKDAKTRLRLFLKDWGEKEGVKVGNKIVIENYLTQNDIAQIICTSRQTTTQLFNEMESSGLLLYNRKEIIITDVRNL